From the genome of Lutzomyia longipalpis isolate SR_M1_2022 chromosome 2, ASM2433408v1, one region includes:
- the LOC129790161 gene encoding thioredoxin domain-containing protein 11 has product MSDVRPPEADKRTDTPCGDTAGVLGRNVPSANQEVVNSSRKVQRNMVIYYGKEVICIIALILTTYATLQNNATRTARPPSPRHFFSAGSLVSDSPDGRLGPTQSRVTLSELSFVFYYAPWCASSQKARTAYEHVARIFYHEAHFAAINCWQPGGECRLQYSKVQSWPVLMAYMPGGLAVQFNGQWHPKNLVKFVRSLIKPIHRLGVPNELLTVLTGHDAVVVAFVELQKHQRAYQIFFQTAVKFLEREPLREMQFAVVTGESAKAFGVDTMPSIRLYQWNETLEYFNSTWTVSNITSWVVDHNQQVTLWMSPTGGKSKMFSQYIKQGSALLFFTPRNFYWDWTDGYTMIRQLGMEYYNCLGDKWINEMSREFMMFQRKENQQNHMELRTMCKDLLRNFQRHGPFMQKPQIPRHRAVSVHFVNVLNNSKHADNELLRDICAIEEHEEPPHAKYTPNPVTCHQERKHCDIDDQPPVYATQNPFDKRSPESLKILAERRQCELLYHGELIQKAIFFPTGQPENGEGISGLGCKYNKTMSFIVIDSLTYHPFAERLGVDVLAQKDKSAVFIIDPENESTYFMKEDISLRNIMQFVRNFFQKRLNRHLKTSDTPMRFTHTFREEKVEVNGSSESSSNAVSREVAFDVVSSKTFLESVMESGSTDVVLFTSTNCAFCTMMSQNVLQVAQILRHIPRLRFVTIDGDRNDLPWQYQMEYFPSLVVFPRHNKAESRIFPTHLPVTVQNILSFVVANLERGSRLRAIMLACSASKKIPSLGHCVQVLRTEVEATISESLRQWRTQAHRRSSILRRLQILRELYLHLHETNQFCDFKQLEHYVRRIVKIWS; this is encoded by the exons ATGTCAGACGTACGGCCTCCAGAAGCTGATAAAAGAACTGATACACCGTGTGGGGATACAGCTGGAGTACTTGGAAGGAATGTTCCATCTGCCAATCAAG AAGTCGTGAATTCCTCGAGAAAAGTCCAGAGAAATATGGTTATTTACTATGGGAAGGAGGTAATCTGCATAATCGCATTAATACTCACCACGTATGCAACGCTGCAGAACAA tgcAACACGGACAGCGAGGCCCCCGAGTCCTCGACACTTCTTCTCAGCGGGTTCCCTCGTGAGTGATTCCCCGGATGGGCGTTTGGGGCCCACACAGAGCCGCGTGACACTGTCGGAGCTCTCATTTGTCTTCTACTACGCCCCCTGGTGCGCTAGTAGTCAGAAAGCCCGGACTGCGTATGAGCACGTTGCACGAATCTTCTACCACGAAGCCCATTTTGCCGCTATAAATTGCTGGCAGCCGGGTGGAGAGTGCCGGCTGCAGTACTCAAAGGTTCAATCATGGCCTGTGCTGATGGCTTACATGCCTGGTGGGCTGGCGGTGCAATTCAACGGGCAGTGGCACCCGAAGAACCTCGTCAAGTTTGTCCGTTCCCTCATTAAGCCCATCCATC GTCTTGGTGTCCCAAATGAGCTCCTGACCGTTCTCACGGGACACGATGCTGTTGTCGTGGCTTTTGTGGAGCTACAGAAGCACCAGCGTGCATATCAGATCTTCTTCCAGACAGCTGTGAAGTTCCTGGAACGAGAACCATTGCGTGAGATGCAATTTGCCGTTGTTACGGGGGAATCTGCAAAGGCTTTCGGCGTGGACACAATGCCCAGCATAAGGCTGTATCAGTGGAATGAGACACTG GAATACTTCAATTCAACGTGGACTGTGTCGAATATTACATCCTGGGTGGTGGATCACAATCAGCAGGTAACGCTGTGGATGTCGCCAACAGGTGGGAAATCCAAGATGTTCTCGCAGTACATAAAGCAGGGCTCAGCTCTGCTTTTCTTCACACCGCGGAACTTCTACTGGGACTGGACAGATGGCTACACGATGATCCGGCAACTTGGCATGGAGTACTACAATTGCCTCGGCGATAAGTGGATCAACGAGATGTCCCGGGAATTTATGATGTTCCAACGAAAAG aaaatcaacaaaaccACATGGAACTCCGGACAATGTGCAAGGACCTCCTGAGGAACTTCCAACGACACGGACCCTTCATGCAGAAACCCCAAATTCCACGGCATCGAGCTGTTTCGGTGCACTTTGTGAATGTCCTCAACAATTCCAAGCACGCAGACAATGAGCTTCTGCGTGATATTTGCGCCATTGAGGAGCACGAAGAGCCCCCACATGCAAAGTACACACCAAACCCAGTGACGTGTCACCAGGAGAGGAAGCACTGTGACATCGATGACCAACCTCCGGTCTACGCCACGCAGAATCCCTTCGACAAACGTAGCCCGGAGAGTCTCAAAATTCTCGCCGAGAGGCGTCAGTGTGAGCTCCTCTATCACGGGGAGCTCATCCAGAAGGCCATCTTCTTCCCCACTGGTCAGCCGGAGAATGGCGAAGGGATCTCCGGCCTTGGGTGCAAATACAACAAAACAATGTCCTTCATTGTGATCGACAGTCTAACGTACCATCCATTCGCTGAACGTCTCGGTGTGGATGTTTTAGCGCAGAAAGATAAGAGTGCCGTCTTTATCATTGACCCTGAG aatGAGTCAACGTATTTTATGAAGGAGGACATTTCCCTGAGGAATATCATGCAATTCGTGCGGAATTTCTTTCAGAAACGCCTCAATAGGCACCTAAAGACCTCCGACACCCCAATGCGGTTCACCCACACCTTCAGGGAGGAGAAGGTGGAGGTGAATGGCAGCAGTGAGAGCAGCAGCAATGCAGTGAGTAGGGAGGTGGCATTTGACGTGGTGTCCTCCAAGACATTCCTGGAGAGCGTAATGGAGTCCGGGAGCACGGATGTGGTGCTCTTTACCTCCACAAATTGTGCCTTTTGCACGATGATGTCGCAGAATGTGCTGCAAGTGGCGCAAATCCTTCGGCACATTCCACGACTGCGCTTTGTGACAATCGACGGGGATCGCAATGATCTGCCGTGGCAGTACCAAATGGAGTACTTCCCGTCGCTCGTGGTGTTCCCGCGGCACAACAAGGCGGAATCGCGCATCTTCCCCACGCATCTGCCGGTGACGGTGCAGAACATTCTGAGCTTCGTTGTGGCCAATTTGGAGCGTGGGAGTCGCCTACGGGCCATCATGCTCGCGTGTAGTGCCTCAAAGAAGATCCCGTCGCTCGGGCACTGTGTGCAGGTGCTGCGGACGGAGGTGGAGGCGACGATCTCGGAGAGTTTGCGACAGTGGCGCACACAGGCCCACAGGCGCTCCTCCATTCTCAGACGATTGCAAATTCTGCGGGAGTTGTACTTGCATTTGCACGAGACAAATCAATTCTGTGATTTTAAGCAATTAGAACACTACGTGAGGCGGATTGTTAAAATTTGGAGTTGA